AATTAGGAACTACGCCATTTTCTGCACGCGGTAATGTTCTCTGGAGTGATAAGACAAGTGCTATCATCCCAGAACTTTCTGTGGATGTGCCTATCGCTAATAAAACTAACGCCTACTTAACTGGCGGTTATTCTTTTGTAGAAAAAGATGGCTCACCAACTCCTATAGGTAACAAAGATTCAGTAGTGCTAGGTGCTGGTGTTGAATCGGAAGTTGCTAACAATTTCCTTGTCTACACGAACGCTAAAGTTGGACTTGGTGCCTACCAAAATAGCGATGCTTCTGCTGTCACCATCAATGGCGGTCTTGGCTATCGCTTCAAATAAAAAATTATTGAGTCCTCGGTCACTCTATACTTTACTTAAGTACTCAGGACTTAGCACGGGCTAAACGCCCCGCTACCGCTAACAAAACTCACTACTCCCAAAAGCTGGTTTTGTTAAGTGTTACATCACTGACAAAGCCGGCTTTTGCCGTGGTAAAATTAAATCATTCCTCATTATTCCGGCCGAATTACCGGGGATCAAGTAGCCGAAGGGTGCTAGTTCGGTGTCTACGTAATGCTTTATTGAGAATACTATACAAGTCTAATGGTTAAATCTGCTCCTTCCCCAATCGCTAGCCGTAAGCCTTCCAAAGTAGAAGGAATCAAGGAAAATAGTAATTTTTTGCGTGAACCTGTAGCAACTGAAATCCTTCAAGATACTACCCATTTTACCGAAAATGCGGTGCAGCTTTTGAAGTTTCACGGTTCTTATCAGCAGGATAACCGCGACAACCGCACTAAGGGACAGGAAAAAGATTACCAGTTTATGCTGCGGACAAAAAATCCGGGTGGTTTAGTACCGCCGCAGCTGTATCTGGCTTTAGATAAAATCGCTGATGAGTATGGCAACCACACGTTACGAGCAACTACCCGTCAAGGTTTCCAACTGCACGGTATTTTAAAGAAGAATCTGAAATCAGCGATCGCCACAATTGTCAAGAATCTGGGTTCGACTTTGGGAGCTTGCGGTGACATTAACCGAAATGTGATGGCACCACCAGCCCCCTTTAAGAATCGCCCAGAGTATCAGTATGCTTGGGAGTATGCTCAGAATATTGCTGACTTGCTGACAGCACAGACGGGTGCTTATTACGAAATTTGGTTAGATGGGGAAAAAGCAATTAGTGCTGAAGAGAACCCAGAGGTGAAAGCAGCGCGACAGCGCAATGGGAATGGGACAATTATCCATGACAACGAAGAACCGATTTATGGCACGTACTATATGCCCCGCAAGTTTAAAATTTGCGTGACGGTGCCAGGGGATAATTCGATTGATTTGTATTCTCAAGACCTGACATTGGTAGTGATTACCAATAAGAAGAAGCAATTAGAAGGATTTAATATTTTTGCTGGTGGCGGTTTAGGTAGAACCCACGGTAAAGAAGAAACTTTCGCTAGGTTAGCAGACCCCATTGGTTATGTGGCGAAAGATGATGTCTACGACATAGTGAAAGCGATTGTTGCTACTCAGAGAGATTATGGCGATCGCACTGATCGTCGTCATGCC
The Nostoc punctiforme PCC 73102 genome window above contains:
- the sir gene encoding sulfite reductase, ferredoxin dependent; the encoded protein is MVKSAPSPIASRKPSKVEGIKENSNFLREPVATEILQDTTHFTENAVQLLKFHGSYQQDNRDNRTKGQEKDYQFMLRTKNPGGLVPPQLYLALDKIADEYGNHTLRATTRQGFQLHGILKKNLKSAIATIVKNLGSTLGACGDINRNVMAPPAPFKNRPEYQYAWEYAQNIADLLTAQTGAYYEIWLDGEKAISAEENPEVKAARQRNGNGTIIHDNEEPIYGTYYMPRKFKICVTVPGDNSIDLYSQDLTLVVITNKKKQLEGFNIFAGGGLGRTHGKEETFARLADPIGYVAKDDVYDIVKAIVATQRDYGDRTDRRHARLKYLINDWGLDKFRAQVEEYFGKSVEAFKPLPEFKYYDFLGWNEQGDGKLFLGISIDNGRIKDEGSFQLKTALREIVEQFNLHIRLTANHNLIFYDIEPDSKQAIQDILSRHGIVDDPSKIEPLVRYAMACPALPTCGLAITESERAIPGILERVRALLDKVGLQNEHFVVRMTGCPNGCARPYLAELGFVGSAPESYQLWLGGSPNQTRLAQPYTEKLHHNDLEIFLEPIFVYFKKSRKSKEKFGDFCDRVGFDAIREFAASYDPNTANGANKSRHRVNLKEEVYSKLKEVAESQGKPMTQLVTEALEAYFQNLS
- a CDS encoding outer membrane beta-barrel protein, whose protein sequence is MKRLLKSFVTFSALSSLIVAPLFLSAGQASAETKKGTDASYVGAGVAAGVTSGGQGINDAATFGGNVTGRVKLGTTPFSARGNVLWSDKTSAIIPELSVDVPIANKTNAYLTGGYSFVEKDGSPTPIGNKDSVVLGAGVESEVANNFLVYTNAKVGLGAYQNSDASAVTINGGLGYRFK